From a region of the Sesamum indicum cultivar Zhongzhi No. 13 linkage group LG3, S_indicum_v1.0, whole genome shotgun sequence genome:
- the LOC105158465 gene encoding probable methyltransferase PMT3 — MTRGRSDGPQKKRLLTSVGVLAVFLVFLYVYFGSKNAGESALEYGSRSLRKLGSSYLGGDEDSDLGKQDDASIKLSLDEGEDAITPKSFPVCDDRHSELIPCLDRNLIYQMRLKLDLSVMEHYERHCPLPERRYNCLIPPPPGYKIPIKWPKSRDEVWKANIPHTHLAHEKSDQNWMVVKGDKIHFPGGGTHFHYGADKYIASIANMLNFSNDNLNNEGRLRTVFDVGCGVASFGGYLLSSDIIAMSLAPNDVHQNQIQFALERGIPAYLGVLGTKRLPYPSRSFEFAHCSRCRIDWLQRDGILLLELDRVLRPGGYFAYSSPEAYAQDEEDLRIWREMSALVERMCWRIASKRNQTVIWQKPLTNDCYLEREPGTQPPLCRSDDDPDAVWGVQMEACITPYSDHDHKTKGSGLAPWPARLTTPPPRLADFGYSSEMFEKDQELWRRRVDQYWSLLSPKISSDTLRNVMDMKANLGSFAAALKDKDVWVMNVVPEDGPKTLKIVYDRGLIGTVHNWCESFSTYPRTYDLLHAWTVFSDIEKKGCSGEDLLLEMDRILRPTGFAIIRDRQPVIDFVKKYLAALHWEVVATADSNSETGQDGDEVVLIIQKKLWLTSESFRGTE, encoded by the exons ATGACGAGGGGACGATCAGATGGACCACAGAAGAAGCGGTTGTTGACTTCTGTGGGTGTTTTGGctgtatttcttgtttttctgtaTGTCTACTTTGGCTCTAAGAATGCTGGGGAGTCTGCTCTGGAGTATGGCAGCAGGTCTTTGAGAAAATTAGGATCATCTTATCTGGGTGGAGATGAAGATTCTGATCTTGGTAAGCAAGATGATGCTTCGATCAAGCTTTCTCTCGATGAAGGAGAGGATGCTATCACCCCGAAGAGCTTTCCA GTCTGTGATGATCGCCATTCAGAGCTGATCCCGTGTCTGGACAGAAATCTTATTTATCAAATGAGATTGAAATTAGATCTATCTGTGATGGAACACTATGAAAGGCACTGCCCATTACCTGAAAGGCGGTACAATTGTTTGATTCCCCCTCCTCCAGGATACAAG ATCCCAATCAAGTGGCCAAAAAGTAGAGATGAAGTTTGGAAAGCAAACATTCCTCACACTCACCTTGCACATGAGAAGTCTGACCAGAACTGGATGGTTGTTAAAGGAGATAAGATTCATTTTCCTGGAGGAGGCACCCACTTTCACTATGGAGCAGATAAATACATTGCTTCTATTGCAAAT atGCTTAACTTTTCCAATGATAACTTGAACAATGAAGGACGATTGCGCACAGTTTTCGATGTTGGTTGTGGTGTTGCAAGTTTCGGAGGTTACCTACTTTCTTCTGATATCATTGCAATGTCTCTAGCACCTAACGATGTGCATCAGAACCAGATCCAATTTGCTCTGGAAAGAGGAATTCCTGCATATCTCGGTGTTCTTGGTACAAAGAGACTTCCTTATCCAAGCAGGTCTTTTGAATTTGCTCACTGTTCTCGTTGTAGAATTGATTGGCTGCAGAGGGATGGGATCCTTCTTCTTGAGTTGGATAGGGTGCTTAGACCTGGAGGCTATTTTGCTTACTCGTCTCCTGAAGCTTATGCTCAGGATGAAGAGGATCTAAGAATATGGAGGGAGATGAGTGCACTTGTGGAACGTATGTGCTGGAGAATTGCTTCGAAAAGAAACCAAACTGTCATTTGGCAAAAGCCTTTAACAAACGACTGTTATTTGGAAAGAGAACCTGGGACTCAGCCACCACTCTGTCGATCTGATGATGATCCTGATGCAGTTTGGGGTGTACAAATGGAGGCATGCATTACGCCTTATTCTGACC ATGATCACAAAACAAAAGGTAGTGGATTGGCTCCATGGCCTGCCCGATTAACTACTCCTCCCCCACGTCTTGCTGATTTTGGCTATTCGAGTGAAATGTTCGAAAAAGATCAG GAACTTTGGAGACGGAGAGTCGACCAATACTGGAGTCTCTTAAGCCCAAAGATATCATCTGACACTCTAAGAAACGTCATGGATATGAAGGCAAATTTGGGATCATTCGCTGCTGCCTTGAAGGATAAGGATGTTTGGGTGATGAATGTTGTACCTGAAGACGGACCGAAAACACTAAAGATTGTCTATGACAGAGGCTTGATCGGCACTGTTCATAACTG GTGTGAATCCTTCTCGACATACCCCAGAACCTATGATTTGCTCCACGCATGGACCGTGTTTTCCGACATTGAAAAGAAAGGATGCAGCGGCGAGGATCTGCTTCTCGAAATGGACCGTATCCTCAGGCCTACAGGGTTTGCTATCATCCGGGATCGACAACCAGTGATCGACTTTGTAAAGAAGTATTTAGCCGCATTGCACTGGGAAGTAGTCGCAACGGCTGATTCCAATTCGGAAACCGGCCAGGATGGAGATGAAGTGGTGCTCATCATTCAAAAGAAGCTCTGGCTGACAAGTGAGAGCTTCAGAGGTACAGAGTAG